A single window of Salvia splendens isolate huo1 chromosome 6, SspV2, whole genome shotgun sequence DNA harbors:
- the LOC121809437 gene encoding uncharacterized protein LOC121809437 — MENYSYNSYPESGDSSPRSREIDFENPPPWEDSQGNQPPPNYKVKFMCSYGGKIHPRPHDNQLSYIGGETKILSVDRNIKFGSLLSKLVALCDNDSISFKYQLPGEDLDALISVTNDDDLEHMMHEYERLYRISPKPTRLRIFIFTTLNQSLNSSTRSFGSDEVKSEKERFVEALNSAPIITAPLHTASAAAPLQPQTQPPAGNIDFMFGLEKANAIAAAQPTIQQPMMGRVPDVEDPVFLPGQDERSMAMDPIQKHIQEQQRLRLEEQQGIYRRKSEDNLPGGYPAGEYYKVPEKAPPPVMPSAVTHWPENRQIPGGMFPTSTEQPVYMVQTPAGAYHAPMMRPVTGAPAQGYYAVQRMPSDQQQQLQQMQQQQQIQQQQQMYNVIPHPQPAVASMAPPPQQQKAAGYSEGFGMVRAGTGGGVGVVTEAGYAQVAYDVGAGRQVMYTTAQGGMVGAPPQYQAVVSGADMRTAGGLNPEAGGGRGVPKVTQTQASM; from the coding sequence ATGGAGAACTACTCGTACAACTCCTACCCCGAGTCCGGCGACTCCTCGCCGCGCTCTCGCGAGATCGACTTCGAGAATCCGCCGCCGTGGGAGGATTCGCAGGGGAATCAGCCACCGCCTAATTATAAGGTCAAGTTTATGTGCAGCTACGGAGGGAAGATTCACCCGCGCCCGCACGATAACCAGCTCTCCTACATCGGAGGCGAGACGAAGATCCTCTCCGTCGATCGCAACATCAAATTCGGCTCcctgctctccaagctcgtcgcacTCTGTGATAACGACAGTATCTCCTTCAAGTACCAGCTCCCCGGCGAAGATCTGGACGCTTTAATTTCGGTCACCAACGATGACGATCTGGAGCACATGATGCACGAGTACGAGCGGTTGTACCGGATTTCGCCTAAACCGACGAGGTTGAGGATTTTCATTTTCACTACGCTGAATCAGAGCCTCAATTCCTCCACTAGGAGCTTCGGCTCCGATGAGGTCAAATCGGAAAAGGAGAGGTTTGTGGAGGCGTTGAATTCTGCGCCGATTATCACCGCGCCGCTGCATACGGCGTCGGCTGCAGCTCCGCTACAGCCGCAGACGCAGCCGCCGGCTGGTAACATCGATTTCATGTTTGGTTTGGAGAAAGCGAACGCAATAGCGGCGGCGCAACCGACGATTCAGCAGCCGATGATGGGGAGAGTTCCGGATGTGGAGGACCCGGTGTTCCTTCCAGGACAGGATGAGCGGTCAATGGCGATGGATCCGATTCAGAAGCATATTCAGGAGCAGCAGCGACTGAGGCTCGAGGAGCAGCAAGGAATCTACAGAAGAAAAAGTGAGGATAATCTACCCGGAGGTTATCCCGCCGGCGAGTATTACAAGGTGCCGGAGAAAGCTCCTCCGCCGGTTATGCCTAGCGCCGTCACTCACTGGCCTGAAAACAGGCAAATCCCCGGCGGAATGTTCCCGACGAGCACCGAGCAGCCGGTTTACATGGTCCAAACGCCGGCGGGTGCGTACCACGCGCCGATGATGCGACCAGTGACCGGAGCTCCGGCGCAGGGGTACTACGCTGTTCAGCGGATGCCGTCAGACCAGCAACAACAACTGCAGCAGATGCAACAACAGCAGCAAATTCAACAGCAGCAGCAGATGTACAATGTGATTCCACACCCACAGCCAGCGGTTGCATCAATggcgccgccgccgcagcagCAGAAGGCGGCGGGATATTCGGAGGGTTTCGGGATGGTGAGGGCGGGGACAGGTGGCGGGGTAGGAGTGGTGACGGAAGCAGGGTACGCGCAGGTGGCGTACGATGTGGGGGCGGGGAGGCAGGTGATGTACACGACGGCGCAAGGGGGCATGGTGGGGGCGCCGCCGCAGTATCAAGCCGTGGTGAGCGGCGCCGACATGCGGACAGCTGGAGGACTGAATCCGGAAGCCGGTGGTGGAAGGGGTGTCCCCAAAGTTACGCAAACTCAGGCTTCTATGTGA